In Microbacterium sp. 1.5R, the following are encoded in one genomic region:
- a CDS encoding J domain-containing protein, which yields MFDSPLSASAYEILGVDPTVDDGELRRAYRLRLRQTHPDTGGDAAVFIQVQRAWELVGTPEGRAAYDRRSGAHPGIPAEPEWNGWRPQSATRTDTRPRARSYGHPGGWRRERYLSLIREWAGRGVEVPDPYDPALVRSAPRDLRRLLADALAEEATARTVSALGMGFTVWHDVATGADPDDKLDHVVLSPSGLYGVMSEDFGGVVGFRRGEITGPSLGTRAPVTAALGRMRTVAKAAKVKFGGLIMVLPDDDLAQAVTPLGSSRGVPVVVVRRSALAMVLRQGVPGARAIGGNELFDVRTRLQQTVTFV from the coding sequence ATGTTCGACAGCCCGCTCTCGGCTTCCGCCTACGAGATCCTCGGGGTGGACCCCACCGTCGACGACGGCGAGCTGCGGCGCGCCTATCGTCTGCGACTGCGCCAGACCCACCCCGACACCGGAGGGGACGCGGCCGTGTTCATCCAGGTGCAGCGCGCGTGGGAACTCGTCGGCACGCCCGAGGGCCGCGCCGCCTATGACCGTCGCTCCGGCGCCCACCCCGGCATCCCCGCCGAACCGGAGTGGAACGGCTGGCGGCCGCAGTCGGCGACCCGCACCGACACGCGTCCCCGGGCGCGGTCGTACGGCCACCCCGGCGGATGGCGTCGAGAGCGCTACCTCTCACTCATCCGCGAGTGGGCCGGCCGTGGCGTCGAGGTGCCCGATCCCTACGACCCGGCGCTCGTGCGATCAGCACCGCGAGACCTGCGACGGCTGCTCGCCGATGCCCTCGCGGAAGAGGCGACGGCCCGCACCGTCAGCGCCCTCGGAATGGGATTCACGGTCTGGCACGACGTCGCGACCGGCGCCGACCCCGACGACAAGCTCGACCACGTCGTGCTCAGTCCGTCGGGTCTCTACGGCGTGATGTCGGAGGACTTCGGCGGCGTCGTCGGATTCCGCCGCGGCGAGATCACCGGCCCGAGCCTCGGCACACGCGCGCCCGTCACCGCGGCGCTCGGCCGCATGCGCACCGTCGCGAAGGCCGCCAAGGTGAAGTTCGGCGGTCTGATCATGGTGCTCCCCGACGACGACCTGGCACAGGCCGTCACGCCTCTGGGCAGCAGTCGCGGGGTGCCCGTCGTGGTCGTGCGGCGCAGCGCCCTGGCGATGGTGCTGCGCCAGGGAGTGCCCGGCGCACGAGCGATCGGCGGCAACGAACTGTTCGACGTCCGCACCCGACTGCAGCAGACCGTCACCTTCGTCTGA
- a CDS encoding LacI family DNA-binding transcriptional regulator, giving the protein MSRTTIADVAREAGVTKATVSHAMSGKRPISDDTRAKVLAAAEKLNWVPSQSARALATQKANALAVVLARDPEVIANDSFFPAFIAGVESVLAETETALILQVVPDRAAEERAYRSLSHGRADGALLLDLRNDDWRVPLLEELGLPAVLVGAYEQPTRFSCVRTDDDAPVREIIAHLRAEGHERIAHVAGPLDYVHSRVRADAYIDAVGGDALLREGDFTASSGRERTTELLALPERPTAILYSNDTMAIAGLSYARSSGLSIPRDLAIAGFDDDHLSAHLSPALTSVSSGPAARGRAAARLLQADILGAEPRTEVVDCNVVHFRESTTR; this is encoded by the coding sequence ATGAGCCGCACGACGATCGCCGACGTCGCCCGCGAGGCGGGAGTCACCAAGGCCACCGTCTCTCACGCGATGAGCGGCAAGCGCCCCATCTCCGACGACACCAGGGCGAAAGTGCTCGCCGCCGCGGAGAAGCTGAACTGGGTGCCGAGCCAGAGCGCCCGCGCGCTGGCCACCCAGAAGGCCAACGCCCTCGCCGTCGTGCTGGCCCGCGACCCCGAGGTCATCGCGAACGACTCGTTCTTCCCCGCGTTCATCGCCGGCGTCGAGTCCGTGCTGGCCGAGACCGAGACCGCCCTGATCCTGCAGGTGGTTCCCGATCGGGCGGCAGAGGAACGCGCCTATCGCTCGCTCAGCCACGGGCGGGCCGACGGCGCCCTGCTCCTCGATCTTCGGAACGACGACTGGCGCGTGCCGCTGCTCGAAGAACTCGGCCTGCCGGCCGTGCTGGTCGGCGCCTACGAGCAGCCGACCCGCTTCTCGTGCGTACGCACCGATGACGACGCCCCGGTGCGCGAGATCATCGCCCACCTGCGCGCCGAGGGGCATGAGCGCATCGCGCACGTGGCCGGCCCTCTCGACTACGTGCACTCGCGGGTGCGGGCGGATGCCTACATCGACGCCGTGGGCGGAGACGCACTGCTGCGCGAGGGCGACTTCACGGCATCCAGCGGTCGTGAGCGCACCACCGAGCTGCTCGCGCTTCCCGAGCGACCGACCGCGATCCTCTACTCCAACGACACGATGGCGATCGCCGGGTTGTCGTACGCCCGCTCGAGCGGACTCAGCATCCCCCGCGATCTCGCGATCGCCGGCTTCGATGACGACCACCTCTCGGCCCACCTCTCCCCTGCGCTCACGAGCGTCTCGTCGGGTCCTGCCGCACGTGGCCGCGCGGCAGCCCGCCTGCTGCAGGCCGACATCCTCGGCGCCGAACCGCGCACCGAGGTCGTCGACTGCAACGTCGTGCACTTCCGGGAGAGCACCACCCGCTAG
- a CDS encoding extracellular solute-binding protein: MKKKIRAAALLGAVALVATGCSSGGGGGDASADGTGSIDIWLSNNEQEVAWGTAVVDAWNAEHPDEKVNAQEIPAGSSSEEAITAAITAGTAPCLVYNVAPAAVSGWVKQGGLVDLSTMEGGSDYITERGGEVDSYATDGSFYQLPWKSNPVMVMYNKALFQAAGIDPEDPQMNTYDAFLEGSKAIVASGVQSAIWPAPTSEFYQPWFDFYPLYLAETDGTMLVEDGKATVDSDAGREVAEFWKTFYDEKLSPNEASTDDAMSAGTTAMQLAGPWAIPSYAETVDVGFMPVPTSDGRENPTTFADSKSVSMFTACENQGTAWEFLKFSTSVDSDGQLLEATGQMPMRTDLTETYADYFDANPNYVAFAEQAEATADVPSIPNSVEAWQAFRDEYSAAVIFGKESIDDFLKNATTKIDDLVAE, from the coding sequence ATGAAGAAGAAGATCCGCGCAGCAGCGCTCTTGGGAGCCGTCGCACTGGTCGCCACCGGATGCTCGTCAGGAGGCGGGGGCGGCGACGCCTCGGCCGACGGCACCGGCTCCATCGACATCTGGCTGTCGAACAACGAGCAGGAGGTCGCCTGGGGCACCGCCGTCGTCGACGCCTGGAACGCCGAGCACCCCGACGAGAAGGTCAACGCCCAGGAGATCCCCGCGGGCTCGTCGTCGGAAGAGGCCATCACCGCCGCGATCACCGCCGGCACCGCACCCTGCCTCGTCTACAACGTGGCCCCGGCCGCCGTCTCGGGCTGGGTCAAGCAGGGCGGACTCGTCGACCTCAGCACCATGGAGGGCGGCAGCGACTACATCACCGAGCGCGGAGGAGAGGTCGACTCGTATGCGACCGACGGCAGCTTCTACCAGCTGCCCTGGAAGTCGAACCCCGTCATGGTCATGTACAACAAGGCGCTGTTCCAGGCCGCGGGCATCGATCCCGAGGACCCGCAGATGAACACGTACGACGCGTTCCTCGAGGGGTCCAAGGCGATCGTCGCCTCCGGTGTGCAGAGCGCCATCTGGCCGGCTCCGACGAGCGAGTTCTACCAGCCCTGGTTCGACTTCTACCCGCTCTACCTCGCCGAGACCGACGGCACCATGCTCGTCGAAGACGGCAAGGCGACGGTCGACTCGGATGCCGGCCGCGAGGTCGCCGAATTCTGGAAGACGTTCTATGACGAGAAGCTCTCGCCGAACGAGGCGTCGACCGACGATGCGATGTCCGCCGGCACCACCGCCATGCAGCTCGCCGGTCCGTGGGCGATCCCCTCGTACGCCGAGACCGTCGACGTCGGGTTCATGCCGGTCCCGACCAGCGACGGCCGCGAGAACCCGACGACCTTCGCCGACTCGAAGAGCGTCTCCATGTTCACCGCGTGCGAGAACCAGGGCACCGCGTGGGAGTTCCTGAAGTTCTCGACGAGCGTCGACAGCGACGGACAGCTGCTCGAGGCCACCGGTCAGATGCCGATGCGCACCGACCTCACGGAGACCTACGCCGACTACTTCGATGCGAACCCGAACTACGTCGCGTTCGCCGAGCAGGCCGAGGCGACGGCCGATGTGCCCAGCATCCCGAACTCCGTGGAGGCCTGGCAGGCGTTCCGCGACGAGTACTCCGCCGCCGTGATCTTCGGCAAGGAGTCGATCGACGACTTCCTGAAGAACGCCACGACGAAGATCGACGACCTCGTCGCCGAGTGA
- a CDS encoding carbohydrate ABC transporter permease: MTLRDDAVADVAGGTAAPAQSAGRPPRARLRTRLLGAQPIGGLFALPYLVFVLAIFAFPLGFAVYIAFHDYFFTAPNVEVERPFVGFDNFVTVLTDPRVLGSFRNTLIFLVINVPLTAVLSLVLAAALNTGIRWVAAYRVAFYVPYLTASVSLVGVWMLLFSGNGLINTILGPLAPDPSWLVNSGLAMPMIALYVTWKQLGFYILLYLAALQNVPKELYESAETDGAGAFSRFWNVTVPGVRSATTLVLILSIITGANLFTEPYLLTNGGGPDGASSTPVLLIYQLGIQQQNPDTAAAIGMILVILVGMLSLAANRATRER, from the coding sequence ATGACGCTCCGAGACGACGCCGTCGCGGACGTGGCCGGGGGCACTGCAGCCCCGGCCCAGTCCGCGGGCCGGCCACCGAGGGCACGGTTGCGCACCCGACTGCTGGGTGCGCAGCCGATCGGCGGCCTGTTCGCGCTGCCGTATCTGGTCTTCGTGCTGGCGATCTTCGCGTTCCCGCTGGGATTCGCGGTCTACATCGCCTTCCACGACTACTTCTTCACCGCCCCCAACGTCGAGGTCGAGCGACCGTTCGTGGGCTTCGACAACTTCGTGACCGTGCTCACCGACCCGAGAGTGCTCGGTTCGTTCCGCAACACCCTGATCTTCCTCGTCATCAACGTGCCGCTCACCGCCGTGCTCTCGCTCGTGCTGGCCGCGGCGCTGAACACCGGCATCCGCTGGGTCGCCGCCTACCGCGTGGCGTTCTACGTGCCGTATCTGACGGCCAGTGTCTCGCTCGTCGGCGTGTGGATGCTGCTCTTCTCGGGCAACGGTCTGATCAACACGATCCTCGGCCCGCTCGCCCCCGATCCGTCGTGGCTCGTGAACAGCGGGCTGGCGATGCCGATGATCGCGCTCTACGTCACGTGGAAGCAGCTGGGCTTCTACATCCTGCTGTATCTCGCGGCGCTGCAGAACGTGCCGAAGGAGCTCTACGAATCGGCCGAGACCGACGGCGCGGGAGCATTCTCCCGATTCTGGAACGTCACGGTTCCCGGCGTCCGTAGCGCCACCACGCTCGTGCTGATCCTGTCGATCATCACCGGAGCCAACCTCTTCACCGAGCCCTACCTGTTGACCAACGGCGGTGGCCCCGACGGCGCCTCGTCGACCCCCGTGCTGCTGATCTACCAGCTGGGCATCCAGCAGCAGAACCCCGACACCGCGGCAGCGATCGGCATGATCCTCGTGATCCTGGTCGGGATGCTGTCACTCGCCGCCAACCGCGCGACCAGGGAGCGATGA
- a CDS encoding carbohydrate ABC transporter permease, which translates to MRRTRSLPRILSLILLTVAAIGFAFPFYFMLVGAFQENPTNSPSELFPTSGWTVDNFLAIDSRIDLAGSLLNSLIFTAGVLLGTVVFGLLAGYAIARLDFRGRGVIWVLMLLVQMVPFQLLMIPLYVQITRNYGLGDSYMGMILPFLINTTAVFIFVQFFKALPVEIFEAARIDGAGEIRLLTSVAIPLIKPVLVTVVLVTFIGPWNEFLWPFLITKDASLQPLAVSLANYISNVAQSTANPNGAILAGATALAFPVVILFIVFQRFFRATDLGAAVKG; encoded by the coding sequence ATGAGACGCACGCGTTCGCTGCCCCGCATCCTGAGCCTGATCCTGCTCACGGTCGCGGCCATCGGCTTCGCCTTCCCGTTCTACTTCATGCTGGTCGGGGCCTTCCAGGAGAATCCGACGAACTCGCCCAGCGAGCTCTTCCCGACGAGCGGGTGGACGGTCGACAACTTCCTCGCGATCGACTCCCGCATCGACCTCGCGGGCTCCCTGCTCAACTCGCTGATCTTCACGGCGGGTGTGCTGCTGGGCACCGTGGTGTTCGGGCTGCTCGCCGGATATGCGATCGCGAGGCTCGACTTCCGCGGCCGTGGCGTCATCTGGGTGCTCATGCTGCTCGTGCAGATGGTGCCGTTCCAGCTGCTGATGATCCCGCTCTACGTGCAGATCACCCGCAATTACGGGCTCGGCGATTCATACATGGGCATGATCCTGCCGTTCCTCATCAACACGACCGCGGTGTTCATCTTCGTGCAGTTCTTCAAGGCGCTGCCCGTCGAGATCTTCGAGGCGGCGCGCATCGACGGAGCCGGCGAGATCCGGCTGCTGACGTCCGTCGCGATCCCGCTGATCAAGCCGGTACTCGTCACGGTGGTGCTGGTCACGTTCATCGGCCCCTGGAACGAGTTCCTCTGGCCGTTCCTCATCACGAAGGACGCGTCGCTGCAGCCGCTCGCCGTATCGCTCGCCAACTACATTTCCAACGTCGCGCAGTCGACGGCGAATCCCAACGGGGCCATCCTCGCCGGCGCCACGGCGCTCGCGTTCCCCGTCGTCATCCTGTTCATCGTCTTCCAGCGGTTCTTCCGAGCCACCGACCTCGGCGCCGCCGTCAAAGGCTAG
- a CDS encoding glycoside hydrolase family 130 protein, whose protein sequence is MFTGATFPLGPFVPYEANPILRPKGDSWESANLYNPAAIVDGDEVVLLYRAHADDIVSHIGIARSSDGVNFTREDAPILSPSEDYERFGCEDPRIALIDGTYYLTYTGWDRRSAQLCLATSTDLRTWTKHGPLFDDFDTFKTMDPRGFNWSKAGVIVPQKMHGKWWMYFGEGAIYWATSDDLIHWTPGTADTDPMYSPTPGTWDEALVEIGTSPVLADNGLLVFLTNGATRVVHDDGSVDVDYRCGQIAIDPDEPTKVIARLQEPWLRPQTFEDMNGLVSNVTFVEGLVKFRGKWFAYYGQSDTTLAVAIHDPAQPWGRALRDANEE, encoded by the coding sequence ATGTTCACCGGAGCAACCTTCCCCCTGGGCCCCTTCGTCCCCTACGAGGCCAATCCCATCCTTCGACCGAAAGGCGACAGCTGGGAGTCGGCCAATCTCTACAACCCGGCCGCGATCGTCGACGGCGACGAGGTCGTGCTGCTCTATCGGGCGCACGCCGACGACATCGTCTCGCACATCGGCATCGCGCGATCGAGCGACGGCGTGAACTTCACCCGCGAGGACGCGCCGATCCTCTCCCCCTCAGAGGACTACGAGCGCTTCGGATGCGAGGACCCGCGCATCGCGCTGATCGACGGCACCTACTATCTGACCTACACGGGATGGGACCGACGCAGCGCCCAGCTCTGCCTCGCCACCTCGACCGACCTGCGCACCTGGACCAAGCACGGCCCGCTGTTCGACGACTTCGACACGTTCAAGACCATGGATCCGCGTGGGTTCAACTGGTCGAAGGCCGGCGTGATCGTGCCGCAGAAGATGCACGGCAAATGGTGGATGTACTTCGGCGAGGGGGCGATCTACTGGGCGACCAGCGACGACCTCATCCACTGGACGCCGGGCACGGCCGACACCGACCCGATGTACTCGCCGACCCCGGGCACCTGGGACGAAGCGCTCGTCGAGATCGGCACCTCGCCCGTGCTCGCCGACAACGGACTGCTGGTGTTCCTCACGAACGGCGCGACGAGGGTCGTGCATGACGACGGATCGGTCGACGTCGACTACCGGTGCGGGCAGATCGCGATCGACCCCGACGAGCCGACGAAGGTGATCGCCCGCCTGCAGGAGCCATGGCTGAGGCCGCAGACATTCGAGGACATGAACGGCCTGGTGTCGAACGTCACGTTCGTCGAAGGACTCGTGAAGTTCCGAGGCAAGTGGTTCGCCTACTACGGGCAGTCCGACACGACGCTGGCCGTCGCCATCCACGATCCCGCGCAGCCGTGGGGCCGGGCACTGAGAGACGCGAACGAGGAATGA